The Stutzerimonas stutzeri RCH2 genomic interval CGTGACCGACTGGAACATGCCGGGCATGAGCGGTATCGATCTGCTGCGCACCGTGCGTGCCGACGAGCGCCTCAAGCACCTGCCGGTGCTGATGGTGACCGCTGAAGCCAAGCGCGACCAGATCATCGAAGCGGCACAGGCCGGGGTTAACGGCTATGTGGTCAAGCCTTTCACTGCCCAGGTGCTCAAGGAGAAGATCGAGAAGATCTTCGAGCGCGTCAACGGCTGAAGCAGCAACGCCGCGAGGGCACTATGACGCAAGCAGACCAAAGCCTGGCAGAGTTCGAAGCGACTCTGAAGGCGCACGCACCCAAGTTGATCGAAAGTCTGCAGCAGGGCCGCTTCGATGAAGCGACGCAGATGTTCAATGAGCTCAATCAGGTGCGCAATCACGGGCTCTATCAGGAAGTTGGCAAGCTCACCCGCGAGCTGCACAACGCCATCGTCAAGCTGGAGATGGACACCTGCGCGACCGGCGGTGATCCGTCACCCATCACCGACGCGACTGATCGATTGTCGTACGTGGTCGAAATGACCGAGAAAGCCGCCAATCGCACCATGGATCTCGTCGAGGAATCCGCGCCGCTGGTCAACTACGTGAGCTACGAGGCGCAGAGCCTGACGGCCGACTGGCAGCGCTTCATGCGTCGCGACATGAATGCCGAGCAGTTCCGCGAGCTGGTCAAGCGTATCGACCAGTACCTGCAGCGCAGCATGAATGACGGTAGCCAGCTGTCGCAGAACCTCAGCGAAATCATGTTGGCTCAGGATTTCCAGGATCTCACCGGCCAGGTGATCAAGCGCGTTACGCGCCTGGTGACCGAGCTCGAAAGCAATCTGCTCAATCTCGTGCTGATGGCTGGACAGGTCGACCGTGTGGCCGGCATTCAGCATGACCGGGACGCGATGCGCGCCGAGCAGGAACAGAAAAAACAAGAAAAAGAGCCTTCCAAGGGTGAAGGTCCGCAGATGCATGCCGATATGCGTGAAGACGTCGTTTCCGGCCAGGACGATGTCGATGATCTGCTTTCAAGCCTGGGCTTTTAGGGGAAGTGAATATGAGCTTCGACGCCGATGAAGAAATCCTCCAGGACTTCCTGGTAGAGGCCGGCGAGATTCTCGAACTATTGTCCGAGCAACTCGTGGAGCTGGAAAGCAGCCCCGATGACATGGCGTTGCTCAATGCGATTTTTCGCGGGTTCCACACGGTAAAGGGCGGTGCAGGATTTCTTCAGCTCCACGAGCTGGTGGAGTGCTGCCACATCGCTGAAAACGTCTTCGACATCCTGCGCAAGGGTGAGCGTCGCGTCGACTCCGAATTGATGGATGTCGTTCTGCAGGCGCTCGATTCCGTGAATGAGATGTTTGGACAGGTTCGCGAGCGCGTCGAACCGACTCCCGCTTCACGTGAGCTGCTGGCCGCATTGGCGCGCCTGGCAGAGCCTGCTTCTGCCGACGAGCCGGCCGTGCCGATGGAACCCGCGCCTGTTGCCGAGCCTCAGGTCGAAGCCGTCGATGCCGAGTTCGAGCAGATGCTCGCCGCCGTTCAGTCGTCAGACAGCGAACCGGCAGCCGCGCAGGTCAGCGGTGGTGGCGACGAAATCACCGACGATGAATTCGAGTCGTTGCTCGATCAACTGCATGGCAAGGGCCAGTTCTCGGTCAGTGCCGCCAGCGCCGCACCGGAGCCCGAGGTCGTCGTCGCGCCGGCCAGTGACGAGATTACCGACGACGAATTCGAAGCACTGCTCGATCAGCTGCACGGCAAGGGCAAGTTCGAGCCGGTGGGTAGCACCAGTACCGAGCCGGCGACGCCAGCGGCTGCTGCGCCTGCGAGTAACACCAGTGCCAGCGATGAAATCACCGACGACGAGTTCGAAGCATTGCTGGATCAGTTGCATGGCAAGGGCAAGTTCGAGCCCGCGGTTGCCGAGGTAGCACCGGCTGTGCCGAGCAAGCCGGAGCCCAAGCCGGAGGCCGCCCGTGCTGCCCCAGCCAAGGCTGCACCGGCTGCTGCTGTCAGCAAACCGGCGGCTGTGGTGGCTGAAAAAGCCCCAGCCGAAGCCGAGACGACGGTACGTGTGGATACCGCACGCCTCGATGAAATCATGAACATGGTTGGCGAACTGGTACTGGTGCGTAACCGCCTGGTTCGCCTGGGTTCCAATAGCGGCGACGAGGCCATGGCGAAGGCTGTGTCCAACCTCGACGTAGTGACCGCCGACCTGCAGAGCGCGGTGATGAAGACCCGCATGCAGCCGATCAAGAAGGTGTTCGGCCGCTTCCCGCGGCTGGTACGCGATCTGGCGCGCAGCCTGAAGAAAGAGATCAACCTCGAGCTGGTCGGTGAAGAAACCGACCTCGACAAGAACCTGGTCGAGGCCCTTGCCGATCCGCTGGTGCACCTGGTGCGCAACGCGGTCGACCACGGTATCGAGATGCCCGAGGAACGCGAGGCTGCCGGCAAGCCGCGTACCGGTCGAGTGGTGTTGTCCGCCGAACAGGAAGGTGACCACATCCTGCTGATCATCAGTGATGACGGCAAAGGTATGGATGCCAACGTCCTGCGCGCCAAGGCCGTGGAAAAGGGCATGCTGGAAAAGGATGCCGCTGACCGCCTGAGCGATCTGGAATGCTACAACCTGATCTTCGCCCCTGGCTTCTCGACCAAGACCGAGATTTCCGATGTGTCCGGCCGTGGCGTCGGCATGGATGTGGTCAAGACCAAGATTTCCCAGCTCAACGGTACCGTCAACGTGTTCTCTACCAAGGGCCAGGGCTCTCGGGTGGTGATCAAGGTGCCGCTGACGTTGGCGATCATGCCGACCCTGATGGTGATGCTCGGCAATCAGGCGTTCGCTTTCCCGCTGGTCAACGTCAACGAGATCTTCCATCTCGACCTGTCGCGTACCAACGTCGTCGACGGCCAGGAGGTGGTGATCGTGCGCGACAAGGCACTGCCACTGTTCTATCTCAAGCGCTGGCTGATCCAGAGCGCTGCCGAGGAAGAGCAGCGCGAAGGTCACGTGGTGATTCTCAGCGTCGGCAACCAGAGCATCGGCTTCGTCGTGGATCAACTGGTCGGGCAGGAGGAGGTGGTCATCAAGCCACTGGGCAAGATGCTGCAAGGCACGCCTGGCATGTCCGGCGCAACGATCACCGGCGATGGCCGCATCGCTCTGATTCTCGATGTTCCGAGCATGCTCAAGCGTTACGCACGCCGGATTTGATTCAGTCAGGCGGCGCGGCCCACCGTGGGGCGCGCTGCCGCTAGGAGTGATGTATGGCAGTCAAGGTCCTGGTGGTCGACGATTCGGGCTTCTTTCGTCGGCGCGTCTCGGAAATCCTTTCCTCTGATTCCAATATCCAGGTCGTCGGCACTGCCACCAACGGTCGTGAGGCGATTGACCAGGTGCTGGCGCTTAAGCCGGACGTCATCACCATGGACTACGAGATGCCGATGATGGATGGCATCACGGCGGTGCGGCAGATCATGCAGCGGTGTCCGACGCCCGTGCTGATGTTCTCTTCGCTGACTCACGAAGGCGCGCGAGTCACCCTCGATGCGCT includes:
- a CDS encoding chemotaxis response regulator CheY, translated to MKILIVDDFSTMRRIIKNLLRDLGFTNTAEADDGTTALPMLKSGSFDFLVTDWNMPGMSGIDLLRTVRADERLKHLPVLMVTAEAKRDQIIEAAQAGVNGYVVKPFTAQVLKEKIEKIFERVNG
- a CDS encoding protein phosphatase CheZ, whose protein sequence is MTQADQSLAEFEATLKAHAPKLIESLQQGRFDEATQMFNELNQVRNHGLYQEVGKLTRELHNAIVKLEMDTCATGGDPSPITDATDRLSYVVEMTEKAANRTMDLVEESAPLVNYVSYEAQSLTADWQRFMRRDMNAEQFRELVKRIDQYLQRSMNDGSQLSQNLSEIMLAQDFQDLTGQVIKRVTRLVTELESNLLNLVLMAGQVDRVAGIQHDRDAMRAEQEQKKQEKEPSKGEGPQMHADMREDVVSGQDDVDDLLSSLGF
- a CDS encoding chemotaxis protein CheA; translation: MSFDADEEILQDFLVEAGEILELLSEQLVELESSPDDMALLNAIFRGFHTVKGGAGFLQLHELVECCHIAENVFDILRKGERRVDSELMDVVLQALDSVNEMFGQVRERVEPTPASRELLAALARLAEPASADEPAVPMEPAPVAEPQVEAVDAEFEQMLAAVQSSDSEPAAAQVSGGGDEITDDEFESLLDQLHGKGQFSVSAASAAPEPEVVVAPASDEITDDEFEALLDQLHGKGKFEPVGSTSTEPATPAAAAPASNTSASDEITDDEFEALLDQLHGKGKFEPAVAEVAPAVPSKPEPKPEAARAAPAKAAPAAAVSKPAAVVAEKAPAEAETTVRVDTARLDEIMNMVGELVLVRNRLVRLGSNSGDEAMAKAVSNLDVVTADLQSAVMKTRMQPIKKVFGRFPRLVRDLARSLKKEINLELVGEETDLDKNLVEALADPLVHLVRNAVDHGIEMPEEREAAGKPRTGRVVLSAEQEGDHILLIISDDGKGMDANVLRAKAVEKGMLEKDAADRLSDLECYNLIFAPGFSTKTEISDVSGRGVGMDVVKTKISQLNGTVNVFSTKGQGSRVVIKVPLTLAIMPTLMVMLGNQAFAFPLVNVNEIFHLDLSRTNVVDGQEVVIVRDKALPLFYLKRWLIQSAAEEEQREGHVVILSVGNQSIGFVVDQLVGQEEVVIKPLGKMLQGTPGMSGATITGDGRIALILDVPSMLKRYARRI